The proteins below come from a single Halostagnicola larsenii XH-48 genomic window:
- a CDS encoding carboxypeptidase regulatory-like domain-containing protein has translation MPPSAQQQNSRTRSLQTSIQILLTVVGVILLVTGVVFAASGVSVNDALETVSDRFSDSPSTDDGSAGTDGDDGSGVVEEQTDEDDSDDSSSEGGGDDGGEDDSGSDGDGSAEDGSGDGDSGSDGGDDDGSDGSDGDGSNDGNEPDESQTLTTTVEDDTGDVLENATVAVDAGSGGGAEATTDDDGEVAFSIEDGEYTITASADGYEDAETEIEIDGSDEDVTLELEATDDTNDNSSNDGADDSNDGGPHTLTTVVEDESGDSLDNASVEVEDADGDFFDSFNSDQQDVNDDGEAEFERENGTYAITATADGYEDTETEVEIDGGDEEVTLELEQE, from the coding sequence ATGCCCCCGAGTGCTCAACAACAGAATTCGCGGACTCGCTCGCTACAAACCAGTATCCAGATCCTCTTGACTGTCGTCGGTGTCATCCTGTTAGTAACGGGAGTCGTATTCGCGGCGAGTGGCGTCTCGGTCAACGATGCGCTCGAAACTGTCAGCGATCGGTTTAGCGACTCACCGTCGACTGATGACGGTTCAGCCGGTACCGACGGCGACGATGGTAGCGGTGTAGTCGAAGAACAGACGGATGAAGATGACAGTGACGATAGCAGTAGCGAGGGCGGTGGCGATGACGGCGGCGAAGACGACAGCGGTAGCGACGGCGATGGAAGCGCTGAGGACGGGAGCGGAGACGGCGATTCCGGATCCGACGGAGGTGACGATGATGGATCGGACGGAAGTGACGGTGATGGATCCAACGACGGGAATGAACCCGACGAGTCACAGACGCTCACCACTACCGTCGAAGACGATACCGGTGATGTACTCGAGAACGCGACAGTGGCGGTCGACGCTGGCTCCGGCGGGGGCGCGGAAGCGACGACCGACGACGACGGCGAGGTCGCGTTCTCCATCGAAGACGGAGAGTACACGATAACCGCCTCCGCGGACGGCTACGAGGACGCCGAAACAGAGATCGAGATCGACGGTAGCGACGAAGACGTTACGCTCGAACTCGAGGCGACCGACGATACGAACGACAACAGTTCGAACGACGGTGCCGACGATTCGAACGACGGGGGCCCACACACGCTGACGACCGTGGTCGAGGACGAGTCCGGAGACTCGCTCGATAACGCCTCGGTCGAGGTCGAAGACGCCGACGGTGACTTCTTTGACTCCTTCAATAGTGACCAACAGGACGTAAACGACGACGGTGAGGCAGAGTTCGAGCGCGAGAACGGCACGTACGCGATCACGGCCACGGCGGACGGCTACGAGGACACCGAAACAGAGGTCGAGATCGACGGCGGTGACGAAGAAGTCACGCTCGAGCTCGAGCAGGAGTGA
- the glmS gene encoding glutamine--fructose-6-phosphate transaminase (isomerizing), with product MCGIIARIGHGDAAETLLSGLENLEYRGYDSAGIAVQNGSGVKVHKCSGEVSELKSQLEARPNGNMGIGHTRWSTHGPPTDENAHPHTDTVGDVAVVHNGVIENYDELKADLRSKGHEFESDTDTEVIPHLIDEYRQETGDTETAVQKTVSTLEGSYAIAAIVDGEEAVYAARKGSPLVLGLDDDEWFLASDVPAFLDFTDEVIYLEEGDLVVLEPDSYRITDLEGKPVDRATDTVDWDPEDAGKGEFDHYMLKEIYNQPTSLSNTIEGRAGDGEVSFEDLSPGTFSDVDAVQFVACGTSYHAAMYGGQLLRSAGIRTEVLRASEYESTTGPVDENTLVVAVTQSGETADTLEAVREATSRGARSLAVTNVVGSTAARTADDAVYIRAGPEVGVAATKTYSSQAVTLALLTQHIASDIPNGEPTADKSALLESLQDLPEHVEAVLESSRAEAVAREWLDSKSYFFIGHGLSHSVALEGALKFKEITYEHAEGFASGQLKHGPLALVTDETPIFAVYTGGGDEKTKTNAIEARSRGAPIIAVGPDEHALADEADTHLSVPDTHPVWAGLLANVQLQLVSYHAAKLLERPIDKPRNLAKSVTVE from the coding sequence ATGTGTGGGATTATCGCACGGATCGGCCACGGAGATGCCGCCGAAACGTTGCTATCCGGCCTCGAGAACCTCGAGTACCGCGGGTACGACTCCGCTGGTATCGCCGTCCAGAACGGGTCGGGCGTCAAAGTACACAAGTGCTCGGGAGAGGTGTCCGAACTCAAGTCCCAGCTCGAAGCGCGTCCGAACGGAAACATGGGCATCGGTCACACCCGCTGGAGCACCCACGGGCCGCCGACCGACGAAAACGCACACCCTCACACCGATACCGTCGGTGATGTCGCGGTGGTTCACAACGGCGTTATCGAGAACTACGACGAACTCAAAGCCGACCTCCGATCGAAGGGCCACGAGTTCGAAAGCGACACCGATACGGAAGTGATCCCGCACCTGATCGACGAGTATCGACAGGAGACCGGAGATACCGAAACCGCCGTTCAGAAGACCGTCTCGACACTCGAGGGAAGTTACGCGATCGCCGCGATCGTCGACGGAGAGGAAGCGGTCTACGCCGCTCGAAAGGGATCGCCGCTCGTGCTCGGTCTCGACGACGACGAGTGGTTCCTCGCGAGCGACGTTCCCGCCTTCCTCGATTTCACGGACGAGGTAATCTACCTGGAGGAAGGCGACCTCGTCGTGCTCGAGCCAGACTCATACCGGATCACGGACCTCGAGGGAAAGCCGGTCGATCGCGCGACCGACACCGTCGACTGGGACCCCGAGGATGCAGGCAAAGGCGAGTTCGACCACTACATGCTAAAGGAGATTTACAACCAGCCCACCTCGCTGTCGAACACGATCGAAGGCAGGGCCGGCGACGGCGAAGTCTCTTTCGAGGACCTGAGCCCGGGGACGTTCAGCGATGTCGATGCCGTCCAGTTCGTCGCCTGCGGAACGTCCTACCACGCCGCGATGTACGGCGGCCAGTTGCTTCGGTCGGCCGGAATCCGGACCGAAGTGCTCCGGGCAAGCGAGTACGAATCGACGACCGGACCGGTCGACGAGAACACGCTCGTCGTCGCCGTCACCCAGAGCGGCGAAACCGCCGACACCCTCGAGGCCGTGCGAGAAGCGACCAGCCGGGGCGCTCGCTCGCTGGCGGTGACCAACGTCGTCGGCTCGACCGCCGCTCGAACCGCCGACGACGCGGTCTACATTCGAGCCGGCCCGGAAGTCGGCGTCGCAGCGACGAAAACGTACTCCTCGCAGGCGGTCACGCTCGCACTGCTCACCCAGCACATCGCAAGCGACATCCCCAACGGAGAACCGACAGCCGACAAATCGGCGCTGCTCGAGTCGTTGCAGGACCTCCCAGAACACGTCGAAGCGGTACTCGAATCGAGTCGGGCCGAAGCCGTCGCCAGAGAATGGTTGGACAGCAAGTCGTACTTCTTCATCGGGCACGGACTCAGCCACTCGGTCGCGCTCGAGGGGGCGCTGAAGTTCAAGGAGATCACCTACGAACACGCCGAAGGGTTCGCGTCGGGACAACTCAAACACGGCCCGCTCGCGCTCGTCACCGACGAGACGCCGATATTCGCCGTCTACACGGGAGGCGGCGACGAGAAGACGAAAACGAACGCGATCGAAGCGCGTTCGCGGGGTGCGCCGATTATTGCAGTCGGTCCCGACGAGCATGCGCTCGCCGACGAGGCCGATACGCACCTCTCGGTTCCGGACACCCATCCCGTCTGGGCCGGCCTGCTCGCGAACGTCCAGTTGCAACTCGTCTCCTATCACGCCGCGAAGTTACTCGAGCGACCGATCGACAAGCCGCGGAATCTGGCGAAAAGCGTCACGGTCGAGTAA
- a CDS encoding helix-turn-helix transcriptional regulator — protein MISALVGIRVTEAMSDREMSVPTQALSTDDQREPGPEDDPEPTEQPPTYESVVSAETPPELLSDEGQVVRLLVENHGRIRQHQIAEETGWSKSKVSRTLSKMHDNGTIEKTSLGRENVITLAKDGIDDSNQSDSDNVGNPVA, from the coding sequence ATGATCTCGGCTCTCGTCGGAATCCGCGTCACGGAAGCGATGTCCGATCGGGAGATGTCGGTCCCGACGCAGGCACTTTCGACCGACGATCAGCGCGAACCGGGCCCGGAAGACGACCCCGAGCCGACTGAGCAACCGCCCACCTACGAAAGCGTGGTTTCGGCCGAAACACCGCCTGAACTTTTGAGCGACGAAGGACAGGTCGTTCGGTTGCTCGTCGAGAACCACGGTCGGATCCGCCAGCACCAGATCGCAGAAGAGACCGGTTGGTCGAAGTCGAAAGTCAGTCGGACGCTTTCGAAAATGCACGATAACGGGACGATCGAAAAGACGTCTCTCGGCCGAGAGAACGTCATCACGCTTGCGAAAGACGGCATCGACGACTCCAATCAATCGGATTCGGATAATGTCGGTAACCCGGTCGCATAA
- a CDS encoding nucleotide sugar dehydrogenase — translation MTPPISDTEDRTGEQETGQQPVNAGRKSVSLEHAQEPSVDKPTICVVGLGYVGLPLAVGFAESDYRVIGFDVDDSTVETLQSGTDTTGDLSDEAIQNDELTYTTDAAAVSRAEYVIIAVPTPVRDDDRPDLSYVESAATTVGSKIDAGTTVILESTVYPGSTREVLIPAIERESGLTAGEDFWVGYSPERATPGDAEHGLEDVVKVVSGQNEEVLEDVATLYESIVDAGVHRAPSIEVAEASKVVENSQRDLNIAFVNELSIAFEHMDVDTQAVLDAASTKWNFHGYRPGLVGGHCIPVDPYFFTYRSAQEGFDPELMQTSRKVNESVPAHVADLTIRALNDCQKALSTSRVLVLGLAYKPGVGDIRSSKVFDVIETLDEYDIDIEGYDPFADNDAVRDAFGIDVQETLSFDGFDAILLATPHAEFEHIDLTAVASDVAENPALIDVTGALEEGDATDAGFEYRKL, via the coding sequence ATGACTCCACCAATTAGCGACACTGAGGATCGAACTGGCGAGCAAGAAACCGGTCAGCAACCAGTCAACGCCGGGCGAAAGAGCGTTTCGCTCGAGCACGCCCAGGAACCGTCCGTCGACAAACCGACGATCTGCGTGGTCGGTCTGGGGTACGTCGGTCTTCCGTTAGCGGTCGGGTTTGCGGAGTCCGATTACCGTGTGATCGGCTTCGACGTCGATGACTCGACCGTCGAAACGCTGCAGTCGGGCACGGACACGACTGGCGATCTGAGCGACGAGGCGATCCAGAACGACGAACTCACGTATACGACCGATGCGGCGGCGGTGAGTCGGGCGGAGTACGTCATCATCGCTGTCCCGACGCCGGTTCGAGACGACGATCGGCCGGATCTCAGTTACGTCGAAAGCGCGGCGACGACAGTCGGGTCGAAAATCGACGCCGGAACGACGGTCATCCTCGAGTCGACCGTTTACCCCGGCTCGACTCGAGAGGTCCTCATTCCGGCGATCGAACGAGAATCGGGGCTGACCGCGGGCGAGGACTTTTGGGTCGGCTACTCCCCCGAACGGGCGACTCCCGGCGACGCAGAGCACGGACTCGAGGACGTCGTCAAGGTGGTCAGCGGACAAAACGAGGAGGTTCTCGAGGACGTCGCGACGCTGTACGAGTCGATCGTCGATGCCGGGGTCCACCGCGCGCCGTCGATCGAGGTCGCCGAAGCATCGAAAGTCGTCGAAAACTCACAGCGGGATCTCAACATCGCCTTCGTCAACGAACTCTCCATCGCGTTCGAGCACATGGACGTCGACACGCAGGCGGTACTCGACGCCGCGAGCACGAAGTGGAACTTCCACGGCTATCGGCCGGGACTGGTCGGCGGCCACTGCATTCCGGTCGATCCGTACTTCTTCACGTACCGGTCGGCCCAGGAAGGGTTCGATCCCGAACTGATGCAAACGAGCCGAAAGGTCAACGAATCGGTTCCAGCCCACGTCGCCGATCTCACGATCAGGGCGCTCAACGACTGTCAAAAAGCACTCAGTACGAGTCGAGTGCTCGTCCTCGGACTGGCATACAAGCCGGGCGTCGGAGACATTCGGAGCTCGAAAGTCTTCGATGTCATCGAGACGCTCGACGAGTACGACATCGATATCGAGGGCTACGATCCGTTCGCGGACAACGACGCCGTCAGAGATGCCTTCGGTATCGACGTCCAAGAGACGCTGTCGTTCGATGGCTTCGACGCAATCTTACTCGCGACCCCACACGCCGAGTTCGAACACATCGACCTCACCGCCGTCGCCAGCGATGTCGCCGAGAATCCAGCCCTGATCGACGTGACGGGCGCGCTCGAGGAAGGGGACGCGACGGACGCGGGGTTCGAATATCGGAAGTTATGA
- a CDS encoding DUF354 domain-containing protein has translation MKIIVTIQHPGHVHFFRNAIAELDARGHTVFVFARESEVAADLLEAYGIEYELLAGESNSIGSLAAVQATYEARLLRRAQRIEPDVITAIGGVAAAHVATVLRTKSLVYYDTEHAALIQKLGYPFADVICTPECYEQDIGDKQVTYPGYHELAYLHPDRFEPDQGVLETVGLDADDTFAIVRLSSWDASHDVGQGGFDDPREVVSRLEDAGADVLLTAEGDPPADLEPYEFTAPPERMHDLLAFADVVVGEGATTAAEAAVLGTPSVYVNSQSLGYTTELEEEYGLLFAFNDEDRHTRSLEKAVSIVESSADDVDTWERRRARLLEERIDVTDLIVQQIESIAPAADTDRSARATNPG, from the coding sequence GTGAAGATCATCGTCACGATTCAGCATCCGGGTCACGTCCACTTCTTTCGCAACGCCATCGCGGAGTTGGACGCGCGGGGCCACACCGTCTTCGTCTTCGCTCGAGAGAGCGAAGTCGCGGCCGACCTGCTCGAAGCCTACGGGATTGAGTACGAACTCCTGGCCGGCGAGTCCAACTCTATCGGCTCGCTGGCGGCCGTCCAGGCGACCTACGAGGCTCGATTGCTCCGTCGCGCACAGCGGATCGAACCGGACGTCATCACGGCGATCGGTGGCGTCGCGGCGGCTCACGTGGCGACGGTGTTGCGCACGAAGAGTCTCGTGTACTACGACACGGAGCACGCGGCGCTCATCCAAAAGCTCGGGTATCCGTTCGCCGACGTCATCTGTACGCCCGAGTGCTACGAGCAAGATATCGGTGACAAGCAGGTCACCTACCCCGGCTATCACGAACTCGCATACCTCCACCCCGATCGGTTCGAACCCGATCAGGGTGTCCTCGAAACCGTCGGCCTGGATGCAGATGATACGTTCGCCATCGTTCGCCTGAGCAGTTGGGACGCCTCACACGACGTCGGTCAGGGCGGGTTCGACGACCCTCGAGAGGTCGTTTCCCGACTCGAGGACGCCGGTGCTGACGTGTTGCTCACGGCGGAGGGCGATCCGCCGGCCGATCTCGAGCCTTACGAGTTCACCGCGCCGCCCGAACGGATGCACGACCTCCTCGCGTTCGCCGACGTGGTCGTCGGCGAAGGAGCGACGACGGCGGCGGAGGCCGCGGTACTCGGGACGCCGTCTGTCTACGTCAACTCCCAGTCGCTCGGCTACACCACCGAACTCGAGGAGGAGTACGGGCTCCTGTTCGCGTTCAACGACGAGGATCGGCACACCCGATCCCTCGAGAAGGCCGTCTCGATCGTCGAATCGTCGGCGGACGACGTCGACACGTGGGAACGCAGGCGAGCGCGACTGCTCGAAGAGCGCATCGACGTGACGGACCTGATCGTTCAACAAATCGAATCGATAGCGCCCGCGGCCGATACGGATCGGTCCGCACGCGCAACGAACCCTGGATAG
- a CDS encoding glycosyltransferase family 4 protein yields MKVLQLVTSPRPFFEQQVSVLEDRDIECTVLGVPGEYEGDAGRTPLDYVRYYPKILSRIRATDFDLVHANYGLTAPFALAQPTRPVVLTLWGTDLMSEQDWLRSLSRFGARRSNAVIVPSQALAQRLETSHELIPFGVDTDLFRPISQIRARQRVGWRADRPIALFPYDEDRSVKDVSRARALVDRTDTDLELRTVHGVDHDEIPYYMNASDVLLVTSKRESGPMVVKEAAACNLPVVSTDVGFVSETVGDVSHCVVSDRDDDLIAGLETIAEERPRSDGRETIDGLSLESMGDALASLYGRVLAANGSVRATRGVAREV; encoded by the coding sequence ATGAAGGTACTACAGTTGGTTACATCTCCCCGGCCGTTTTTCGAACAGCAGGTATCGGTCCTCGAGGATCGCGACATCGAGTGTACGGTTCTCGGCGTCCCAGGTGAGTACGAGGGGGACGCGGGCCGCACGCCGCTTGACTACGTGCGATACTACCCGAAGATCCTCTCGCGAATTCGGGCGACCGACTTCGATCTGGTCCACGCGAACTACGGTCTCACCGCTCCGTTCGCGCTCGCCCAGCCGACCCGCCCGGTCGTCCTCACCCTGTGGGGAACCGACCTGATGAGCGAACAGGACTGGCTTCGATCGCTCAGCCGATTCGGTGCCCGCCGATCGAACGCCGTGATCGTTCCGAGCCAGGCGTTAGCACAGCGGCTCGAGACTTCCCACGAACTGATCCCGTTCGGCGTGGATACTGACCTGTTTAGACCGATATCACAGATCCGCGCGCGCCAGCGCGTCGGCTGGAGAGCCGATCGACCGATCGCGCTGTTTCCGTACGACGAGGATCGATCGGTCAAGGACGTTTCGCGCGCTCGAGCGCTCGTCGACCGAACGGACACGGACCTCGAGTTGCGGACGGTACACGGCGTCGACCACGACGAGATACCCTATTACATGAACGCAAGCGACGTCCTCCTCGTCACGTCGAAACGCGAAAGCGGACCCATGGTCGTCAAAGAAGCCGCCGCGTGTAACCTGCCGGTCGTCTCGACGGACGTCGGATTCGTCTCCGAAACTGTCGGCGACGTGTCACACTGCGTCGTCAGCGATCGCGATGACGACCTGATCGCCGGGCTCGAGACCATCGCCGAGGAGCGCCCTCGATCTGACGGTCGGGAGACGATCGACGGACTCAGCCTCGAGTCGATGGGCGACGCGCTCGCGTCCCTGTACGGACGGGTCCTCGCGGCCAATGGATCGGTGCGGGCCACGAGGGGTGTTGCGCGTGAAGTATAG
- a CDS encoding DUF2206 domain-containing protein, whose translation MKYSSLSELRPLRLDTIAAVVGLLIALALLPLQLFVSQIYLKTVPIVLGLACGLYLVSLYQRTEADALPALPSSVALSMPALVLVGLSSMVVLTVLQGERTIYFFGLSALIGTLVLVQIVFTSERDFNRGVVLLQIVLFALVFRFAALYATPGYIGIDIWTHMEFVEQIRDAEMLGAISHDKHYGSPFYHLLVVASSFIYDVPLRSALYLSVGVVMPFAILLVYATANLLVSARWATLSAALFAFANYVSMWGMHLIPTSLGLVFFLGLLYALIRVMRVEYTGRDFSLLILFSIAIILTHQVSTFIMLVLLLAAFVAQIIFVFGPFGLTRLDTSVFRAKKPVNLFGLVVFNFGLTIFIWSLTPYGENSFLATVLLFFTETLEESAGFLNIASGSSGGDAESSTQAATTLLEQAVPYLDNLGFLVLLCLTFAGCLYVVHRRRAEQSVFTLLLAAAIMLVFILVLPMFGIRNFIPTRWFAFLYAPMAILGAIGLRSLNRNLSAGIVVSILLVFTLIYPGAMIVAVESNAENPIFSDQHERLAYDESELAAVESIGDLTGSPDGDEIRPNQQLYTDHPYMTVFSRTGAYPSTGPVTLPENGSVQHDYTVYRTEQSTDATFFVDENGQERMASPSEDRVCRPEQAVVYTNGDVSLCTPSPATNAA comes from the coding sequence GTGAAGTATAGTTCGCTCTCGGAGCTTCGGCCGCTTCGGCTCGATACGATCGCTGCGGTCGTCGGCCTCCTGATCGCACTGGCGTTGTTGCCGCTGCAGCTGTTCGTCTCCCAGATCTATCTGAAGACGGTCCCCATCGTCCTCGGACTCGCCTGCGGGCTGTATCTCGTCTCGTTGTACCAACGGACCGAGGCGGACGCGCTGCCGGCGCTCCCCTCGAGCGTCGCACTGTCAATGCCGGCGCTCGTACTCGTCGGGCTCTCGTCGATGGTCGTACTGACTGTCCTGCAAGGAGAACGCACCATCTACTTCTTCGGACTCTCGGCGCTGATTGGGACGCTCGTTCTCGTTCAGATCGTCTTTACGTCTGAGCGGGATTTCAACCGGGGCGTCGTTCTCCTGCAGATCGTGCTGTTCGCGCTGGTCTTTCGATTCGCCGCGCTGTACGCGACACCGGGATACATCGGCATCGACATCTGGACGCACATGGAGTTCGTCGAACAGATCCGCGACGCGGAGATGCTCGGGGCGATTTCCCACGATAAACACTACGGCTCACCGTTCTACCACCTGCTGGTCGTCGCGAGTTCGTTCATCTACGACGTTCCGCTTCGAAGCGCGCTGTATCTCTCGGTGGGCGTCGTCATGCCGTTCGCGATCCTTCTCGTCTACGCGACGGCCAACCTGCTGGTCTCGGCCCGCTGGGCGACGCTGTCGGCCGCGCTCTTTGCGTTCGCCAACTACGTGTCGATGTGGGGAATGCATCTCATCCCGACCAGCCTCGGACTCGTCTTCTTCCTCGGACTGTTGTACGCCCTGATCAGGGTAATGCGCGTCGAATATACGGGGCGGGATTTCTCGCTTCTGATCCTCTTTAGCATCGCGATTATTCTGACCCATCAGGTGTCGACGTTCATCATGCTGGTCTTGTTGTTGGCCGCGTTCGTCGCACAGATCATCTTCGTCTTCGGCCCCTTCGGGTTGACTCGCCTCGACACGAGCGTGTTCCGCGCGAAAAAGCCGGTCAACCTGTTCGGACTCGTCGTCTTCAACTTCGGGCTGACGATCTTCATTTGGTCGCTTACCCCGTACGGCGAGAACTCGTTCCTCGCGACGGTGTTGTTGTTCTTCACCGAAACGCTCGAGGAAAGCGCCGGCTTTCTCAATATTGCGAGCGGGTCCTCAGGCGGCGATGCCGAGAGCAGTACCCAGGCCGCGACGACGTTGCTCGAGCAGGCGGTGCCGTATCTCGACAATCTCGGTTTCCTGGTCTTGTTGTGTTTGACGTTCGCCGGGTGTCTGTACGTCGTCCACAGACGTCGAGCCGAGCAGTCCGTCTTCACCCTGTTGCTCGCCGCGGCGATCATGCTCGTGTTCATCCTCGTCCTTCCGATGTTCGGAATCCGCAACTTCATTCCGACGCGGTGGTTCGCGTTCCTGTACGCGCCGATGGCGATCCTCGGTGCGATCGGGCTTCGGTCGCTCAACCGAAACCTCTCGGCCGGGATCGTCGTCAGCATCTTGCTGGTGTTCACGCTCATTTATCCCGGTGCGATGATCGTTGCCGTCGAGAGCAACGCAGAAAACCCGATCTTTTCGGACCAGCACGAGCGCCTCGCGTACGACGAATCGGAGCTTGCAGCGGTCGAATCGATCGGCGATCTAACCGGATCTCCGGACGGTGACGAAATCCGCCCGAATCAGCAACTGTACACGGATCACCCCTATATGACGGTGTTTAGCCGAACCGGGGCGTATCCGTCTACCGGACCCGTAACGTTACCTGAAAACGGAAGCGTACAGCACGACTACACCGTCTATCGGACGGAACAATCGACCGACGCGACGTTCTTCGTAGACGAGAACGGTCAGGAACGGATGGCATCGCCCTCGGAGGACCGAGTCTGCAGACCCGAGCAAGCGGTCGTGTACACGAACGGCGACGTTTCGTTGTGTACGCCATCACCCGCGACCAACGCCGCTTGA
- a CDS encoding DUF1616 domain-containing protein, with the protein MSDTNWWFIDLALVIAGTGAITLGLFGGVSGYARILLALPLVLLFPGYALVAAIFPDTVGDDQQSFDDERTGLGRSVLLSGGIEPIERFILSIAFSVALIPGITLITSVTPWGVTSEPVLFGVSLATICLALIAIVSRYRVSPEDRFAPSRILVLPMLTGSESSPYNRTNTGRTNTRPYNVALVVGLCLLIASAGFAVANPAQPDGFTEFSVETDEVDGDTETMYEPTFTAGESQDVPISITNQEQSDQTYTVVVLFEQVEYGEDSTTVTERERLTNKSISVSDGQTHNESLEITPPTDGENHRLTLLLYTGDPPSDPTAENAYERVRLPIEVQ; encoded by the coding sequence ATGAGTGACACCAACTGGTGGTTCATCGACCTTGCACTCGTTATTGCGGGTACGGGGGCCATCACGCTCGGACTGTTTGGCGGTGTTTCGGGGTATGCGCGGATCTTGTTGGCGCTACCGCTCGTACTCCTCTTTCCCGGATACGCACTCGTTGCGGCAATTTTTCCGGATACGGTTGGCGACGATCAACAATCGTTCGACGACGAACGAACCGGCCTCGGTAGATCGGTACTGTTGAGCGGTGGAATAGAGCCGATAGAGCGCTTCATTCTGTCGATCGCGTTCAGCGTTGCGCTCATCCCCGGAATCACCCTCATTACGTCCGTAACCCCATGGGGTGTGACCTCCGAACCGGTACTCTTCGGGGTTTCATTAGCGACGATCTGTCTCGCGCTCATCGCGATCGTCTCTCGGTACCGAGTCTCACCCGAGGATCGATTCGCTCCCTCGCGGATACTCGTGTTACCGATGCTAACTGGATCGGAATCGTCGCCGTATAACAGGACGAATACGGGACGGACGAACACGCGACCCTACAACGTCGCGCTCGTGGTCGGCCTCTGTTTGCTCATCGCCAGTGCCGGATTCGCCGTGGCAAATCCGGCCCAACCTGACGGCTTTACGGAGTTTTCCGTCGAAACCGACGAGGTCGACGGCGATACGGAAACGATGTACGAACCGACGTTCACCGCGGGAGAGTCCCAGGACGTTCCGATTTCGATTACGAACCAGGAGCAAAGCGACCAGACCTACACCGTCGTCGTCCTCTTCGAACAGGTCGAGTACGGCGAGGATTCGACAACGGTCACGGAACGGGAGCGACTCACCAACAAATCGATAAGCGTTTCCGACGGCCAGACGCACAACGAATCACTCGAGATAACGCCACCGACGGACGGTGAAAACCATCGACTTACCCTCTTGTTGTACACCGGTGACCCGCCGTCGGACCCGACGGCTGAAAACGCGTACGAACGCGTTCGTCTTCCGATCGAGGTTCAGTAG